Proteins encoded within one genomic window of Festucalex cinctus isolate MCC-2025b chromosome 18, RoL_Fcin_1.0, whole genome shotgun sequence:
- the LOC144006358 gene encoding uncharacterized protein LOC144006358 isoform X1, translated as MLKWRTRYKSPHCKVSTPLKVPLTRRRHGRGRLPCEKYEAIPEHEAEDNTVAESSHFRQPNSRPSQCKSQVQPSSATGVWSKSPSSSAKMTLDHPGRQVRPIPLEAGLTVKPSENLSDSSDHDETCDSSTSSSLPSSEIFRHNADFSSEDASDTPVAVRQHQVKNSTLLGDSHAESINRHQPPNVSTVLCAPSILVNTTNQISDHGATADQTHSVIRSGDESLKGKSLKPLFVTMATNGRVTGITLVKPAVARRSITYRKILRSKTPPDAEQNSKDVKVTFFHFDFSLSRKEFFQQARERHARLTGGCPFRLVTPKIP; from the exons gaaatggaGGACCCGCTATAAGAGTCCCCACTGTAAGGTAAGCACGCCCTTGAAGGTGCCTCTGACACGGCGGCGACACG GTAGGGGACGTCTGCCGTGTGAAAAGTACGAAGCAATACCAGAACATGAGGCTGAAGACAACACCGTTGCAGAAAGTAGTCACTTTCGG CAGCCCAACAGTAGGCCTTCGCAATGCAAATCCCAGGTTCAACCAAGCTCCGCCACCGGCGTCTGGTCTAAATCGCCGTCGTCATCAGCCAAGATGACTTTGGATCATCCCGGGCGTCAGGTGAGGCCGATCCCACTTGAAGCAGGGCTAACTGTGAAACCAAGTGAGAACCTGAGCGACTCCTCGGACCATGATGAAACCTGCGACTCCTCAACCTCCAGCAGTCTTCCTTCCTCAGAGATCTTCAGACACAATG CTGATTTCTCCTCTGAGGACGCCTCTGACACGCCGGTGGCCGTCCGGCAGCACCAGGTGAAGAACTCCACCTTGCTGGGCGACAGCCACGCCGAGAGCATCAACAGGCACCAGCCTCCCAATGTCTCCACCGTCCTCT GTGCTCCCTCCATTTTGGTAAACACAACCAACCAGATTAG TGACCATGGAGCGACTGCAGATCAAACTCATTCGG TCATCCGCTCTGGTGACGAATCCTTGAAGGGGAAGTCACTGAAA CCACTGttcgtcaccatggcaaccaatGGCAGAGTTACAGGGATCACACTCGTAAAG CCTGCCGTCGCCAGAAGGTCCATCACGTACAGGAAGATTCTGCGCTCCAAAACTCCTCCAGATGCTGAGCAGAATTCCAAAGATGTCAAggtcacatttttccactttgacTTCTCCCTCAGCAGGAAGGAGTTCTTTCAGCAAGCGAGAGAGCGGCATGCCCGACTCACAGGTGGTTGCCCGTTCCGTCTCGTGACACCAAAAATCCCGTAG
- the LOC144006358 gene encoding uncharacterized protein LOC144006358 isoform X3, with protein sequence MLKWRTRYKSPHCKVSTPLKVPLTRRRHGRGRLPCEKYEAIPEHEAEDNTVAESSHFRQPNSRPSQCKSQVQPSSATGVWSKSPSSSAKMTLDHPGRQVRPIPLEAGLTVKPSENLSDSSDHDETCDSSTSSSLPSSEIFRHNADFSSEDASDTPVAVRQHQVKNSTLLGDSHAESINRHQPPNVSTVLCAPSILVNTTNQISDHGATADQTHSVIRSGDESLKGKSLKPAVARRSITYRKILRSKTPPDAEQNSKDVKVTFFHFDFSLSRKEFFQQARERHARLTGGCPFRLVTPKIP encoded by the exons gaaatggaGGACCCGCTATAAGAGTCCCCACTGTAAGGTAAGCACGCCCTTGAAGGTGCCTCTGACACGGCGGCGACACG GTAGGGGACGTCTGCCGTGTGAAAAGTACGAAGCAATACCAGAACATGAGGCTGAAGACAACACCGTTGCAGAAAGTAGTCACTTTCGG CAGCCCAACAGTAGGCCTTCGCAATGCAAATCCCAGGTTCAACCAAGCTCCGCCACCGGCGTCTGGTCTAAATCGCCGTCGTCATCAGCCAAGATGACTTTGGATCATCCCGGGCGTCAGGTGAGGCCGATCCCACTTGAAGCAGGGCTAACTGTGAAACCAAGTGAGAACCTGAGCGACTCCTCGGACCATGATGAAACCTGCGACTCCTCAACCTCCAGCAGTCTTCCTTCCTCAGAGATCTTCAGACACAATG CTGATTTCTCCTCTGAGGACGCCTCTGACACGCCGGTGGCCGTCCGGCAGCACCAGGTGAAGAACTCCACCTTGCTGGGCGACAGCCACGCCGAGAGCATCAACAGGCACCAGCCTCCCAATGTCTCCACCGTCCTCT GTGCTCCCTCCATTTTGGTAAACACAACCAACCAGATTAG TGACCATGGAGCGACTGCAGATCAAACTCATTCGG TCATCCGCTCTGGTGACGAATCCTTGAAGGGGAAGTCACTGAAA CCTGCCGTCGCCAGAAGGTCCATCACGTACAGGAAGATTCTGCGCTCCAAAACTCCTCCAGATGCTGAGCAGAATTCCAAAGATGTCAAggtcacatttttccactttgacTTCTCCCTCAGCAGGAAGGAGTTCTTTCAGCAAGCGAGAGAGCGGCATGCCCGACTCACAGGTGGTTGCCCGTTCCGTCTCGTGACACCAAAAATCCCGTAG
- the LOC144006358 gene encoding uncharacterized protein LOC144006358 isoform X2, which yields MLKWRTRYKSPHCKVSTPLKVPLTRRRHGRGRLPCEKYEAIPEHEAEDNTVAESSHFRPNSRPSQCKSQVQPSSATGVWSKSPSSSAKMTLDHPGRQVRPIPLEAGLTVKPSENLSDSSDHDETCDSSTSSSLPSSEIFRHNADFSSEDASDTPVAVRQHQVKNSTLLGDSHAESINRHQPPNVSTVLCAPSILVNTTNQISDHGATADQTHSVIRSGDESLKGKSLKPLFVTMATNGRVTGITLVKPAVARRSITYRKILRSKTPPDAEQNSKDVKVTFFHFDFSLSRKEFFQQARERHARLTGGCPFRLVTPKIP from the exons gaaatggaGGACCCGCTATAAGAGTCCCCACTGTAAGGTAAGCACGCCCTTGAAGGTGCCTCTGACACGGCGGCGACACG GTAGGGGACGTCTGCCGTGTGAAAAGTACGAAGCAATACCAGAACATGAGGCTGAAGACAACACCGTTGCAGAAAGTAGTCACTTTCGG CCCAACAGTAGGCCTTCGCAATGCAAATCCCAGGTTCAACCAAGCTCCGCCACCGGCGTCTGGTCTAAATCGCCGTCGTCATCAGCCAAGATGACTTTGGATCATCCCGGGCGTCAGGTGAGGCCGATCCCACTTGAAGCAGGGCTAACTGTGAAACCAAGTGAGAACCTGAGCGACTCCTCGGACCATGATGAAACCTGCGACTCCTCAACCTCCAGCAGTCTTCCTTCCTCAGAGATCTTCAGACACAATG CTGATTTCTCCTCTGAGGACGCCTCTGACACGCCGGTGGCCGTCCGGCAGCACCAGGTGAAGAACTCCACCTTGCTGGGCGACAGCCACGCCGAGAGCATCAACAGGCACCAGCCTCCCAATGTCTCCACCGTCCTCT GTGCTCCCTCCATTTTGGTAAACACAACCAACCAGATTAG TGACCATGGAGCGACTGCAGATCAAACTCATTCGG TCATCCGCTCTGGTGACGAATCCTTGAAGGGGAAGTCACTGAAA CCACTGttcgtcaccatggcaaccaatGGCAGAGTTACAGGGATCACACTCGTAAAG CCTGCCGTCGCCAGAAGGTCCATCACGTACAGGAAGATTCTGCGCTCCAAAACTCCTCCAGATGCTGAGCAGAATTCCAAAGATGTCAAggtcacatttttccactttgacTTCTCCCTCAGCAGGAAGGAGTTCTTTCAGCAAGCGAGAGAGCGGCATGCCCGACTCACAGGTGGTTGCCCGTTCCGTCTCGTGACACCAAAAATCCCGTAG